Proteins from a single region of Paraflavitalea devenefica:
- a CDS encoding fasciclin domain-containing protein, whose product MRFTKNSLWLLLLLVAIWPACKKWDDHIAAHEEALNETLMQQINRHAELSTFSQYLVKTGLDALMGSSRSYTVWAPTNEALQNIGSDIINDSAKLRAFLQQYIAGQLMFTRMAADSVRVPVLNGKKIWCYGKKFGNANITQADIYVKNGVLNVIDKIVPPLQNIWQYIQSTSATYEQNAYVSSLQYTYQDVTKAELDSINPVTGEPVYKPGTGMVESNYYREKVYNLDNEDSLYTYIIFTNTAFADEVVKQKPYFQSTDASVTTGNASWNVVKDLTVKGVYTPAQLPATLLSKFNVHVPLEAAAVTASYPMSNGIVYIVNAAATAIEEKIPVTMVQGEEPYAFRSTEDKYITKIFYRQRMNPATGIPFKDIYLNLGSSGARFYVDYNCNQLYTTKYKVYWVALNDKTLSGQGDDPYGTDSTLQQLLQIGRIASDTLAVDFNVQKAVSPLNYTEIYLGEYTNTSFNTLITSLNDNKNELTPATRRLRLLAPATVGTGIPYNLTLDYIKLVPVF is encoded by the coding sequence ATGCGCTTTACGAAGAATTCTCTATGGTTATTGTTGTTGCTGGTTGCCATATGGCCGGCCTGCAAAAAGTGGGATGATCATATTGCCGCCCATGAAGAGGCGCTGAATGAAACCCTGATGCAGCAGATCAACCGCCATGCTGAGCTGAGTACATTCAGCCAGTACCTGGTAAAAACAGGGCTTGATGCGTTAATGGGATCATCCAGGAGTTATACCGTATGGGCTCCTACCAATGAAGCGTTGCAAAACATTGGCAGCGACATCATCAATGATTCTGCCAAACTGCGTGCATTCTTACAGCAGTACATTGCCGGGCAGTTAATGTTTACGCGTATGGCGGCAGATTCAGTACGTGTGCCTGTACTGAACGGGAAAAAGATATGGTGCTATGGTAAAAAATTCGGAAATGCCAATATTACCCAGGCCGATATTTATGTTAAGAACGGCGTATTGAACGTAATTGACAAAATAGTTCCGCCATTACAGAATATATGGCAGTATATACAGTCTACCAGCGCTACTTACGAGCAGAACGCTTATGTCAGTTCCCTGCAATACACCTACCAGGATGTTACCAAGGCCGAACTGGATAGTATTAACCCGGTAACCGGTGAGCCGGTGTACAAACCGGGAACAGGCATGGTAGAAAGCAATTATTACCGGGAGAAAGTGTATAACCTCGATAATGAAGACAGTCTTTATACATATATTATTTTCACCAACACTGCTTTTGCCGATGAGGTAGTTAAACAGAAGCCTTATTTCCAGAGTACAGATGCTTCTGTTACTACCGGCAACGCATCGTGGAATGTAGTAAAGGACCTGACTGTAAAAGGTGTATACACGCCTGCGCAGCTGCCGGCCACCCTTTTGTCTAAATTCAATGTACATGTTCCATTGGAAGCAGCAGCGGTTACGGCGTCTTACCCCATGAGCAATGGTATCGTTTATATTGTAAATGCTGCAGCAACGGCCATTGAAGAAAAGATACCGGTAACGATGGTCCAGGGCGAAGAGCCTTATGCTTTCAGATCAACCGAAGACAAATACATTACAAAAATATTCTACCGGCAAAGGATGAACCCGGCTACCGGTATTCCTTTTAAGGATATTTACCTCAACCTCGGATCCAGCGGCGCCAGGTTTTATGTTGATTACAATTGTAACCAGTTGTACACCACAAAATATAAGGTGTACTGGGTAGCGCTGAACGATAAAACACTTTCAGGCCAGGGCGATGACCCTTACGGAACGGATTCGACCCTGCAGCAGCTATTGCAGATAGGTCGTATAGCAAGTGATACACTGGCTGTAGACTTCAATGTGCAAAAAGCGGTGTCACCATTGAACTATACGGAGATATACCTGGGAGAATACACCAATACCAGTTTCAATACCCTGATCACTTCCCTAAACGATAATAAGAATGAACTGACACCTGCAACCCGGCGTTTGCGTTTGCTGGCGCCGGCTACGGTGGGGACAGGTATTCCCTATAACCTTACCCTGGATTATATAAAGCTGGTACCGGTATTCTGA
- a CDS encoding fasciclin domain-containing protein: protein MKVYKLIATISMLVVITLLASHCNKTSIKETTSEDPNILEYLEKDSTGNFTSLVTMINKVKYGSFLNAYGSYTLFAPTNTAIAAYLQKIGKSSVDQLSAEEIKAILNFHILEEKVLTADFNDGKLNSITMYGQFLVTGVVNRDGSSYFVVNRQATITSSNIQVGNGVIQVIDQVLIPTVKTIAQLVEEDAAYSIFAEALKETGLYDTLNKNNAGVSGSWYTLIAETNSALSDSGFTTYANLKSKYCNTGDPKNPADSLHLYVAYHILPDVKYLADIVMSGSHATLAPLEVITNKLVNSKLLVNDDEYATIDGTVHEQGVELDQPNSDMSATNGVVHRALAHIPLKIRKPFPVYWDLCATVPELTRLSSIYRKKTYLFDYGDGNTLADVKWEKSCLKYRNGVTGYLGDYWQLGLGTSGSNTDNLGSCSSNSWIEFTTPLLVKGKYKVWVGYFTQNTGKVVNVQTLFDSVPLTSALVQFHQKISSVNVADEATLEALGWKWWAGASKKSGSTAARMVGVVDVAATGRHKIRFQLVSGSNSDCNLDMVHFIPVGMNQTRPRFNPDGTIEY, encoded by the coding sequence ATGAAAGTATACAAATTAATTGCCACAATAAGCATGCTGGTTGTAATAACATTACTGGCATCGCATTGCAATAAGACGAGTATTAAAGAAACCACCAGCGAAGACCCCAACATACTAGAGTACCTGGAAAAGGATAGTACCGGTAATTTTACCAGCCTGGTGACTATGATCAATAAGGTGAAGTACGGCTCCTTCCTGAATGCTTATGGCTCCTACACGTTGTTTGCGCCTACCAATACAGCGATCGCTGCTTATCTGCAGAAGATCGGTAAATCATCTGTTGACCAGTTATCAGCAGAAGAAATTAAGGCAATACTGAACTTTCATATACTGGAAGAAAAGGTATTGACGGCCGATTTTAACGATGGTAAACTCAATTCCATTACCATGTACGGGCAATTCCTGGTAACCGGGGTGGTAAACAGGGACGGCAGTTCCTATTTTGTAGTTAACAGGCAGGCCACCATTACCAGCTCCAATATACAGGTGGGTAATGGCGTGATACAGGTCATTGACCAGGTATTGATCCCTACTGTCAAAACCATTGCACAACTGGTGGAAGAAGATGCTGCTTATTCCATTTTTGCCGAGGCGTTAAAAGAGACCGGTTTGTATGATACACTGAACAAAAACAATGCTGGCGTTTCAGGATCATGGTATACGCTGATTGCTGAAACCAATAGTGCACTCAGTGATTCCGGGTTTACTACTTATGCCAATCTGAAAAGTAAATATTGTAATACCGGTGATCCTAAAAATCCGGCCGACAGCCTGCATTTATATGTAGCCTATCACATTCTGCCCGATGTAAAATACCTGGCCGACATTGTTATGTCTGGCTCGCATGCTACCCTGGCGCCGCTGGAAGTAATTACCAATAAACTGGTGAACAGCAAGCTGCTGGTCAATGATGATGAATATGCAACTATTGATGGTACAGTACATGAACAAGGCGTTGAACTGGACCAGCCCAATAGTGATATGTCGGCCACCAACGGAGTGGTGCATCGCGCCCTGGCCCATATTCCTTTAAAGATCAGAAAGCCTTTTCCTGTGTACTGGGACCTGTGCGCTACTGTTCCTGAACTTACCCGGCTCAGCAGTATATACCGCAAAAAAACTTACCTGTTCGATTACGGCGATGGCAATACACTGGCGGATGTAAAATGGGAAAAAAGCTGTTTAAAATACCGCAACGGCGTAACAGGCTACCTGGGTGATTACTGGCAACTCGGCCTGGGCACCAGTGGTAGTAACACCGACAACCTCGGCTCCTGTTCCAGCAACAGTTGGATTGAATTTACCACCCCCTTGCTCGTAAAAGGGAAATACAAAGTGTGGGTAGGGTATTTTACACAGAACACCGGTAAGGTGGTGAACGTACAGACACTTTTCGATTCTGTACCGTTAACCAGTGCGCTGGTGCAATTCCACCAGAAAATATCCTCCGTGAATGTAGCAGATGAAGCTACCCTGGAGGCGCTGGGCTGGAAATGGTGGGCCGGTGCGAGCAAAAAATCAGGTTCCACCGCCGCCCGGATGGTGGGCGTGGTTGATGTGGCCGCCACCGGCAGGCATAAAATACGTTTCCAATTGGTTTCGGGAAGCAACTCCGACTGCAATCTTGATATGGTGCATTTCATACCTGTTGGAATGAACCAAACCCGTCCCAGGTTTAATCCGGATGGTACGATAGAATATTAA